One window of Trichoderma breve strain T069 chromosome 3, whole genome shotgun sequence genomic DNA carries:
- a CDS encoding GMC oxidoreductase domain-containing protein: protein MSEADTRYDFIVVGSGPAGCATANGLSRSPKKPSVLLIEAGDDHTQAHLRVDGQRWTTFTRPSMNTEYKTAPQTNCNNRVIAYDRGRGLGGSSTINFGVWTTGPRDDFDEWAKLVDDPAFAWDSMQNRFKELETFHYDVPTGTNPSSVSSQTNDHGSAGPLHVGYASEWERDIQPLLQTFQNMGYPINPDHNSGDPLGMSVLINSAHSGLRSVAADLLQPKPDNLTIVTGSAVQRIIIDGKKAAISMDIDNWLDFATHEVILCAGALDSPKILLHSGIGPADQLSRYHIPVMHDVPAVGQGLRDHAFLNLTVRRNESDNDRRSFYGSQEAMDAAQKQWNQDRTGPCSSMEFQNLPPSQKEFLLRETVPHYELLTHFPIHYFIPGFAPENLSYDTLLIFLLNEQSRGEVTLQSADPNVPLKFDPNFLSHPFDQRVCIEALRAGMAVIRHPLFAKDSEADIIVPKVATCDDGLLEFWRENMTSSWHMVGTAKMGRLGDRDAVVDANFKVLGISSLRVADNSVLPILPNAHTQSSAYVTGMTCAEKLIAEYQLA, encoded by the exons GGTCTGTCCCGTTCACCTAAAAAGCCATCCGTACTCTTAATTGAGGCTGGAGATGACCATACACAAGCCCATCTCCGCGTCGATGGGCAGCGATGGACTACATTCACCCGGCCATCTATGAACACGGAGTATAAGACGGCCCCGCAGACCAATTGCAACAACCGAGTCATAGCTTATGACCGCGGGCGTGGCTTGGGAGGTTCAAGTACGATAAACTTTGGGGTGTGGACTACGGGACCTCGAGATGACTTTGATGAATGGGCCAAACTGGTTGACGATCCCGCCTTTGCCTGGGATAGCATGCAGAACCGGTTCAAAGAGTTAGAGACGTTTCATTACGATGTTCCAACTGGAACGAATCCATCGAGTGTATCATCTCAGACAAACGACCATGGATCTGCAGGGCCACTTCACGTTGGCTACGCCTCTGAGTGGGAACGCGATATCCAACCCTTATTGCAGACATTTCAGAATATGGGGTATCCGATCAACCCGGACCATAATTCAGGAGATCCCCTGGGGATGTCAGTACTGATAAATTCGGCTCATAGCGGCCTTCGCTCCGTGGCTGCAGATCTGCTGCAGCCCAAGCCGGATAATTTAACCATCGTCACAGGATCAGCCGTCCAACGTATAATTATTGACGGGAAAAAAGCG GCTATATCGATGGATATTGACAATTGGTTAGACTTTGCTACGCACGAAGTCATTCTCTGTGCAGGCGCCCTTGACTCTCCCAAAATTCTCCTACATTCTGGTATTGGGCCCGCAGATCAGCTTTCCAGATATCACATCCCCGTGATGCACGATGTTCCGGCTGTCGGGCAGGGCCTTCGCGACCATGCATTTTTGAATTTGACTGTTCGGCGAAACGAGTCGGATAATGATCGCCGCTCCTTTTATGGCAGCCAAGAAGCAATGGATGCCGCTCAGAAGCAATGGAATCAAGACAGAACGGGTCCATG CTCGTCGATGGAGTTCCAAAATCTGCCTCCCTCGCAGAAAGAATTTCTTCTCCGAGAAACTGTCCCGCACTATGAGCTCCTTACTCACTTCCCAATTCACTACTTCATACCAGGATTTGCGCCAGAAAACCTGAGTTACGACACGCTTTTGATATTTCTGCTAAATGAGCAAAGTCGTGGAGAGGTGACATTACAGTCAGCCGACCCCAACGTGCCGCTCAAATTTGATCccaattttctttctcatcccTTCGACCAACGAGTGTGCATTGAAGCACTACGGGCTGGCATGGCCGTTATTCGACACCCGTTATTTGCCAAGGATAGCGAAGCTGACATCATTGTCCCGAAAGTGGCTACCTGTGATGATGGTTTGCTCGAATTCTGGAGAGAAAACATGACCTCGTCTTGGCATATGGTTGGCACTGCTAAGATGGGGCGGCTCGGCGACAGAGATGCTGTGGTTGATGCCAACTTCAAGGTTTTGGGTATTTCATCGTTGCGAGTAGCAGATAACAGTGTTCTACCGATTCTTCCAAATGCTCATACCCAGAGCTCCGCCTATGTTACAGGAATGACGTGTGCGGAGAAGTTGATTGCGGAATATCAATTGGCTTAA
- a CDS encoding cytochrome p450 domain-containing protein yields MPPGTRSPPGPVGKPIIGSMLDIPFVHSWFKFKELTDQYGPITKITIAGQDHVLLGTEQVAQRSAPRACFFHHVMSTKAAAGYASELEIEATRMARDLIRDPSNYKNLFERYSGGIILRLAVGVRIERGRDPRCQSSLKAFLPEFLGPWKTELKELRNEHEMFFCDMLDGAKRDNSGGKGIKSWANVCLSNTGQWSLDDLTAAHMFGGLLEAGSGTSSSLLMSFCLLMTRTGQLKILQQELDRVVGAGRVPTIADLPQLPTVRAFAKEVLRFYPVTSGGAPHMLTKDDVYKEFFFKAGTISHANQWAIHRDVEQYPDPESFNPQRWLDPKYPTYRELLTQYPNLVNYTCSESGRRICPGQHIAELSVFPGIAMIAWGCNISKAKDDTGQDITPPFYDFNIGFNVQPNKFLFKL; encoded by the exons ATGCCCCCAGGAACACGGAGTCCGCCTGGGCCGGTTGGCAAGCCAATTATTGGTAGCATGCTCGACATACCATTTGTTCATTCCTGGTTCAAGTTCAAAGAATTAACAGACCAATATGGACCTATTACCAAGATCACCATCGCAGGCCAAGATCACGTCCTTCTAGGCACTGAGCAAGTTGCCCAACGATCTGCTCCGAGAGCGTG TTTCTTTCACCATGTCATGTCCACAAAGGCGGCAGCTGGTTACGCTTCAGAGCTCGAAATAGAAGCTACTCGAATGGCGCGTGACCTCATAAGGGACCCCtctaattataaaaaccttTTCGAGCGTTATAGTGGTGGCATCATTCTCCGTCTTGCGGTTGGTGTTCGTATTGAAAGAGGCCGAGACCCCAGATGCCAGAGCTCGCTCAAGGCG TTTCTACCAGAATTTCTGGGACCATGGAAGACTGAGCTTAAGGAGCTTCGAAATGAGCACGAGATGTTCTTCTGCGACATGCTGGATGGAGCGAAAAGGGACAACAGTGGTGGCAAAGGCATCAAGTCTTGGGCCAATGTTTGTCTGAGTAACACGGGTCAATGGAGTCTGGACGACCTTACTGCAGCACACATGTTTGGCGGCCTTCTCGAAGCAGGCAGCGGTACTTCTAGTTCATTGCTTATGTCGTTTTGCTTACTCATGACGCGTACGGGCCAGCTCAAAATCCTACAACAGGAATTGGATAGAGTTGTAGGTGCAGGACGAGTGCCGACTATCGCCGACTTACCACAACTTCCAACCGTGCGTGCGTTTGCCAAAGAAGTGCTACGCTTTTATCCCGTCACCTCTGGTGGAGCACCTCACATGCTCACCAAGGATGATGTCTACAAAGagttcttcttcaaggctggCACCATTTCCCACGCGAATCAGTGGGCGATTCATCGTGATGTAGAGCAATACCCCGACCCGGAGAGCTTCAACCCACAACGGTGGCTCGACCCCAAATATCCAACCTACAGGGAACTTTTGACTCAGTACCCGAACCTCGTCAACTACACTTGCTCCGAGTCCGGCCGTCGAATCTGTCCTGGACAGCATATAGCCGAGCTGAGTGTCTTCCCTGGCATTGCAATGATAGCATGGGGCTGCAACATCTCAAAAGCAAAGGATGACACCGGCCAAGACATCACGCCTCCATTTTATGACTTCAACATAGGCTTCAACGTTCAGCCAAACAAATTTCTGTTCAAGTTGTAA